CCATGCGACGAAGGTCAGAAACACCCAGGGCGAGGCTCAGCGGCCTGGGCGCGAGCAACGCGAGCGCCCGGGTCCGTTGGAGCCAGAAGTTGGACTGACGTTGAACACAACGCGCCGTGTCCTCGGCGTCATAGTTACTCTCGGGCAGCATCCGGCGAATAGCTTCGTGTCCAAGTCCACGGTGGGCCAAGCTCTTCGAGAACGTGAATGCGAACGGTCGGGTCGAGGCCGAACTCCTGCCGAAACGTCGGCTCCGCATCCCGCCGCACGAAGACATCGACGAAGTACTCCTTCCACGACTCGTCGACAACCCCGTTTGCGGTGAGTTGGCCGCGGAGCCTGTCCAGCCATTGATGGTCCCGCGTTCGGACACGCTCCTGGAGGGTTGAAGGCTTCCGAGCAGATGAAACCTCTACGACCGAAACGCTTCTCGCTCGGAAGTTTAGGGCGACGTAGTCCGGGCAACTCCACTCGGTTCCAGTGTCCCCGCGAATGGAGTACTGCGGGCTCACGAAGACATGACCATCCTTCGTCAGATATTGGAGGACCAGCTCCTCGTAGATGTCCAAGGCTTCCTCCGGCAAGTGGTTTCATTCTGTCCAACGAATAAGCTTTTATCCGGCGGGCCCCGAAGAGAACCGGCTCCCGGTGCCGGGAGCGGGCCCGCCGGATAAAACGGGTTGAACTGAACCGCGGGCCCGAGGGCTATGTGGATTGTATCCCGGTGCTGGCCCTGGGGGAAGGGGCTTTCGGCGCCGTCCAGGGGCGGACCCGAGGCACCGGGGGTACGGCAGGCCAGGGGCGAGGGGGGCCAGCGCGCGGGGACCGGGCGGCCGGAGGGCTCGGGGGCAGACGGCGCCCCACCTCCGCCACGGGCGGGGTGCGGGAGCGGAGGAAGCGGGCGGCCCTGGGGGGCGACTCATGAGGTGTCCACCACGGGGACCGGGAGGGCACCGGGGGGCAGGCGGCCGACGACGCGCAGGCGGCCCGCGCGGCATACCGGGCAGCGCGTGAGATCCACGCCGGTCACGCGGAGTATGCGGGCCGCCACGGACTCGGGGGGCGCCGGGGCCGGCGGCGGCGCCGTCGCGAGGAGGACCCGGCAGCGGGCGAGCTTGGCCGTCCGCCCCCGGTGGGCCAACAGCCCGAAGGGGTGGATGCGGACGAAGCCGTGCGGCACCACGTGCAGGAGGAAGCGCCGGAGGCACGCCGCCGCCGGCAGGGCCAGGACCTTCACCCGGTCCCCGTCCGCGTAGGCCTTCCACCGGCAGCGCACGATGCCGTCGGTCAGACTGAGGAGCCGATCGTTGGAGATGGCGACCCGGTAGGTGTACCGCCCCAGGTACTCCAGGACCTGGGCGGGCCGGCTGAAGGGCGGCTTGGCGTAGACGACCCAGGCCGCCGGGCGGAGTGTGGCGAGGAAGGCGGCGGAGGCCCGGGGATCCGGCAGGCGCGCCACCCCCCGCGAAGCGGAGCTGCTGTCGGTCGAACGCCCGGCGCAGTCGGTCGAGGTATTTGCCCCGAAAGACGTCCGCCAACGCCCGGACGGGGAAGAGGAACCCCCGCTTGGCGGGGAGGCACCGCCACCGGTCGCGGGCCAGCCCGCCAAAGGCGGACAAGCGCGCCGCCGGTGACCCCGCAGGGGAGATGGAAGTGCTGGACGAGGGTCTGGCCCCACGTGTGGAGGATGGCGATGACCCCCAGCTCGCCCCCGAGGTGCCAGGGAGCGTCGCCGAAGGTGGCCAGCGTCTGCGCTGTGCGAGGCAGATCCCCGCACACCGTCTCCGGTTCAGTTGCCAGCGTCTCTTCGGAGCGACAGCTTGGAGCCATGTCCTCGGGGTGGGGCTATTTCTTGAGACACGTCGAGCAGGGCGATGCACACGAGTTTCTTTAGTTTCTTAGCATCGTCCCCTATCACTATCAGTCCCCTACGCGAGTTCGCTGAGGCGCAGGCCGGCACCGTAGGCGGTGGCGAGCAGGACGCGTTGCCGGCGGTTGAGGGTACTCGCGATGATCCGCTGCACCTCTTCGGGGCTCAGGATCTCGGGGAGCTTCTGGGGTTGCTTCGCGCCCGGGACCGTGAACGTCGCCACGGGGCGCTTCAGGGTCGTGTGGTAGAGGAACCGGAAGGCCGACACCGAGAGATTGCAGGTGCTCCAGGCGAGCTGCTCCTCGCGAAGCATGTGCACGAGATAGGCCTGGACCTCCTCCGGCGTAAGTTGGTCCGGCGAGCGCCGATAGAACTTCGCCAGCCGGGCCACCGCGGCCAGGTAGCTCTCCCGCGTTCGCTCCGCGAACCCGCGCACGAGCTTGTCGTTGTCCATCTGTTGCCGTAGGGTTGCCATCATCCACCTCCGGGGCGAAAGGGAGTTGCACCGCGAACGCCCGCGCTGGGCGCTCTCCGGAGGGGAGTGTGCTATGGCCGACGGAAGGAAGAAAAGCGAGGGGCTCGATAACGACTGGGAAAGACAGCAACGCAGGCGGGAGCACGGGGCGGGAGCGACCGCCGGCTGGTCCTACCGCGCCAGCGGTTTAGCGCGGTTCAGCGGCGGGGCGCCTGCGCCGCCCGCTGCAAGCGCAGGCGACAGGATGGTACAGACCGGGTAGATTGGTAACACATGATCGGGAGGATGGGTAAGTCGGTACGCTCGCCCCGCGAGGAGGCGAGCCGATGCCGTGGCCGGAGACATCCCCCATGACCGAGCGGCAGCGATTCGTTGACGATGCTCACCGCGGGCTCTTCTCGATGACCGAACTCTCCGCGCGCTAAGGGGCCCGCCGCGCCCACCCGGAGAGAGAGGGACACTGCCGCCGATCTTAGCCCTTGACAACCGCTCGACATACTAATAAGTGTCTTGCTGTCCCAGCATCGGCGGCCCCTCCGGCCACCCGGGGAGGATCAGGCAGTGCCGCTTGTCTCTGACCGCTGGGCGGTCCTGCGACTCGAGTCGCTCACGCCCCTGACGGTCGTCGAGTACCGCGATCAGAGCGGGACGCCCCGCGTGCTGGCGTCGGCGCCGTACGGGCAGCCGGGCCTGCCCGCGATCGGCTGGCTCGGTGATCGCGTGCGCGAGCTCGGCAGCCGGAGGTCGTCGCGCACCGGGCGTCCGCCGATCTTCCTCGACGCCCATCCCTCGCTGGCAGCCCTCGATCTCGAGGAGTTCTTCGCGCCCGCCCTGAGCGCGGCCGGCGGCCCCGTGGCCACGGTTTCCGCCTCGGTGAGGCTGACGCGCGCCGAGTGGCTCCCGCGAAGCGCGTTCACGCTGCCACTCCGGATCGCTGCCGTCGGCGCCGATAGTGCGGACTGGTTCACCGAGCTCCTGCAGCAATCCTGGATGCAGGGCGGGGACGTGCGTCGCCACGGGCTCGATCTGCACATCGCCGGGCGTGACGTGGAGCCCCTCCTCCACCTCGTCGGCCCACACGTCGTGGTGACCGATCTGCCCGCGCCGGTCCTCGACGTCGCGGCCGCTCTGGCCGAGCCAGGCCGGCCCCGCGTTGTCATCTGGGTCGACCCCACGCTCGACTCGGAGGCGCCCGCACTTCCTCCCGCCGACGTGCCGGGCGTCTCGCTCCTCCGGGTCAGCGGCCTGGGTCCCGGAGCGCTGGCGCGCTTCTTCACGGCTCTGGTCCAGGAGTTCACGCACGACCTCCCGCTGCACGAGATGGCCGAGTACGCGGCGCGTGAAGCCGTCCTGCGGACGCGCCTGACCGCCGACCCATACTCCTTGCACTCCCTGCGGTTGAGGGAAGCGCTGGGCGAGTTGCAGCGCGAGGGCCGCCGGTGGGAGACGCTGCTGCCGGCGCTTCCTGACACGGCGGTAAGCGCCTGGATTGCCGACAGCCGCGGCGTCGGCGATTTCCTGGGCGAGAGCCATGGCTTCGTGCCGATGGCTGGGATGCGCGGCCGCTTCGACACCGCGCGGGCCGCCTTCCACGCGGCCAGTCACAAGGCCCGGGCGATTCTACACGAGGAGCGCCAGATGCGCGGGCGCGAGCCCGCCCGCGCCGTCCACGTGGCGCTCGAGCGCCTGGAGACGGGCCGGTATCTCAGCGCGCTCGAAGACCGGTCATCGCTGGAGGCCGGCGCAGCCTACCAGGTGCGCCTGCACATCGGCGTGCGCCTCCCGGACAGCCTCGTCGAGATCGACACACCCATTGACCCGCTCCTGGGGCCGCCCGACGAGGAGGCCGGCCATCACCTCGAAGTCGCCATCCAGGGCAAGGACTTCGAGGTCCTGTCCGAGCGGGCCGTGCCCCTCTTCCTGCCGCGAGACGGGAGTTCCGAGCCCGTCTACTTCGAGGTCCGCGCCCCCGAGCGCTTCGGCGCCGCGCAGCTTCGTCTCTGCGTCTACCACCGCAACCACCTCGTCCAGTCGTTCCTCCTCGACGCGAAGGTCGACGAGTCCGAGCGCGCCTACCCCGAGCGGATCCTCACGGTACGGCTGGAGCTGTCCCGCTCCGAAAACTTCGCCACACTGGACGCGCTGGGCACCCGCGCGCTCTCGATCGGACTCAACCGCTCCATCGGTGGCGCCACGCACGAGCTGATCCTCAAGGCCGACGGCAGCTCGGGGGAAGTCTCGCTGCCCGCCGTCACCTTCGAAGATCCCGCCAAGGAAATCCGCCGCCTGCTCGAGCAGGCCGCCCGCGACCCGCTCAGCCCCGCGCTCGGGCGCGACTACGCGCCGCTGGTCAGGGGTGCGCCCGTTCCCGCGGACGTCGCGGCCACGATCCGGGGGCTCGCGGGGTGGGGGCGGAAACTCTACCGCGCCTTCTTCCACCGGGCGGCCTTGCCCGGCTCCAAGCTCCGCCAGCATCTCGTCGCGCTGAGCGGCGCGCAGGCGCAGCGCATCCAGGTGATCCGGTTCGAGTACAAGGATGCGTTCCCCTGGCCTCTCCTGTACGACTGGGACCTGCCCGGCGACCCGGGCGCGGGCGTCTGCCTGGGGTGGCAGACGGACGCAACGGGCAACGCCGCCGTGTGTTCGCACGATGCCCGTTGCGCCCTCTACTGCGTGCGAGGGTTCTGGGGCGTGCGCCATCATGTCGAGGAGCTAATCGAGCAGCCCGGCGGCTCGGTCACGAGGGTCACGCCCCCCACGCAGGGCCAGCCCGTGCGCCTGGTCGCCGACGCGGGCCTGCCCGAGTCCGTGGGGCTCGCCACGGACCTCACCGGGGACCTGGGCGCGGCGGAGGTTGCTACCGGGCCCGTGCAGCCGGCGCCGCTGCTCGATCTGCTCTTCCAGAAGCCCGATCATCGACCGGCCCTGCTGATCCTGCTCGGTCACCACGAGCGCCAGCTTCGCGCGCCCCAGCCCGACGTCTCGCGCATCAGGATCGACTCGGCACCCCAGTGGCTCTCCGACGAAGATGTCAGCTCGCGAGCCGAGAAGGAACCGACCGCCTGGGATCAGCCCCGCCCGGTCGTGCTCCTGGCGGCCTGTTCCTCGGCCGCCACCGGCATCGACACGCTCACCGACTTCGTCACGGCGTGGACGGTCTCGGGCGCGTCGGCCATCGTGGGCACCGAATGCGTCGTCGGCTCCAAGCTCGCCGCCACCTTTTCCCGCAGGTTCGCGAACCGGGTGTGGAAGCAGAAGGACCCGCTCGGCAAGG
This sequence is a window from Candidatus Rokuibacteriota bacterium. Protein-coding genes within it:
- a CDS encoding site-specific integrase, which gives rise to MMATLRQQMDNDKLVRGFAERTRESYLAAVARLAKFYRRSPDQLTPEEVQAYLVHMLREEQLAWSTCNLSVSAFRFLYHTTLKRPVATFTVPGAKQPQKLPEILSPEEVQRIIASTLNRRQRVLLATAYGAGLRLSELA
- a CDS encoding transposase, which encodes MARLPDPRASAAFLATLRPAAWVVYAKPPFSRPAQVLEYLGRYTYRVAISNDRLLSLTDGIVRCRWKAYADGDRVKVLALPAAACLRRFLLHVVPHGFVRIHPFGLLAHRGRTAKLARCRVLLATAPPPAPAPPESVAARILRVTGVDLTRCPVCRAGRLRVVGRLPPGALPVPVVDTS